GTCGCCCCAGTAGTGAATCGCGACGCCCTCGAGCCACGGAACCTCGGACAGGGATCGGATGCCATACCCTAGGCCGAACACCACCAGCGCCCGGGGCACCGCAGGGAAGCACAGCCCGTTGGTCTTGTTCTCGGTGACGAATACCCGCTCCACGCCTAGCGCGAGCCGTGCAAAGTCGGAGAGGGGCACCGAGACATCCGTCATCCCCCCGAGCGCAAGGCGCTCGTCCAGGATGCGAAAGCGCACCAGGGGCTCTTCGGATCGCAGGCCGTGACGACGCTCGAAGTCCTGGCGCCGCACCCCCTTCACCGTCTCGTCCCAGGCGTCCGGCGGGAGCACCCTGGCGAGGAGCTCGTCGATCAGGACCGTGTGCCGCTCGATGAACTTGGTGTCGACCCCCTCGATGTCCAGCTGGCGCAGGTAGAGACCGGGACGGGGGTTGCGCTGGAAGTACGCGCAAACCGTAAGCAGGCGCGACCACTCCTCGGCGTGCTCGAGCGCGATCATGGGCCTGGCGTCCAGGAAGGCCTCGAGGGCGGGCAGGCGATCGCGCGTCTCTTGCGCGATGGCGCGGAACCTGGAAAAGGCCTGCTGCTTGGCGACGAGGCGCAAGAAGTCCGCCTCGGTCTCGATGAGGGCCTTCTGGGGGATGCGCTGGGCCCCGAGCTGCCGGTGCTGCACCACCTGGTCGACGATCCGATAGCCGTGCCCCGTGCTTTCCTTGCTCTGCGCGCCGAGGTCCTCGATCCAGCGGCGGACCTCGGCGAAGCGCGACAGCACCTCGGCGCCGCTCGGGGGTCTGAGGCCGATCTCGACGGGGAAGAAGGCCTCGCCCGCAAGCCACGCCTGCAAGAAGCGCCCGCCGTCCCAGAGCTTGCGCGCCCGGGCCTTGATATCGGCGGGGGTCAGCGCGTTCACGGCGCGACGACCCCCGCCGTGTCGCCCTCGCGGGCCTTGCGCTCCTTGTACTGCGCGATGGTCAGGCCGAGGATCCTGGAATCGCGCCCTCCCTCGTTGTGGACGAAGTGGACGCTCTTCACGTAGTCCTCGATGACGTGGATCTTCTGGAGGGGGGTGACGATGAGCAGCTGGAGGTTCAGCTTCCTGAAGAGCCCCAGGCCGTAGCGGGCCGACTCGTCGGATCCCCGGCCGAAGGCCTCGTCGATCATCACGAAGCGGAAGGTGCGCGATCGCACCTCGCCCCACTCCAGGCCGAACTGGTAAGCCAGCGCCGAGGCCAGGATGGTGTAGGCCAGCTTCTCCTTCTGGCCGCCCGACTTGCCGGCGGAGTCGGAGTAGAACTC
The DNA window shown above is from Pantanalinema sp. and carries:
- a CDS encoding Wadjet anti-phage system protein JetD domain-containing protein, which encodes MNALTPADIKARARKLWDGGRFLQAWLAGEAFFPVEIGLRPPSGAEVLSRFAEVRRWIEDLGAQSKESTGHGYRIVDQVVQHRQLGAQRIPQKALIETEADFLRLVAKQQAFSRFRAIAQETRDRLPALEAFLDARPMIALEHAEEWSRLLTVCAYFQRNPRPGLYLRQLDIEGVDTKFIERHTVLIDELLARVLPPDAWDETVKGVRRQDFERRHGLRSEEPLVRFRILDERLALGGMTDVSVPLSDFARLALGVERVFVTENKTNGLCFPAVPRALVVFGLGYGIRSLSEVPWLEGVAIHYWGDIDTHGFAILSQLRSIFPHVQSMLMDRETLLAHKSLWGKEPADKRFTGELDCLFPEEKELFRALRDDAIADRVRLEQERVPFVNLERALLQRGLG